A stretch of Cryptococcus decagattii chromosome 7, complete sequence DNA encodes these proteins:
- a CDS encoding ATP-dependent RNA helicase DBP3 has protein sequence MSAEELAASPKLSKEEKKARKEAKKLKKAEKAAKEAVVQEDIATEEVKEEIEKTEKKERKEKKDKKDKKDKKRKEVDQEEDESRATSVTVTEEPPKKKKKSKDAESSETPTSTVTPSESENPLLSKKQQKKLAKASAAAAATSSAAAIPAPTVPTTFAAEHNTFLTSNNITLTPSIFPPLLSIRDLPINSKLQPFLNKFEKPTPIQACSWPALLRKKDVVGIAETGSGKTLAFGVPGINLLSHLPPVTGSKKGRGQVPGQIQMLVLAPTRELAQQSHEHLSAFGEQVGLKSVCIFGGVGKDGQAKELSQREARVVVGTPGRTLDLADSGELDLSSVSYLVLDEADRMLDAGFENDIRRIIAHTPGHKEGRQTVMFSATWPESVRRLASTFLNDPLRITVGSDELSANKRIEQVVEVLDNPRDKDFRLTHHLRAHLKAHPNSKASPTRILVFALYKKEAQRLEYTIRRAGYAVGALHGDMTQEARFKALEAFKTGQQNVLVATDVAARGLDIPDVGLVINVTFPLTTEDFVHRCGRTGRAGKTGKAVTFFTGENHEKSLAGEFMRVLRDVGAEIPKEMDRFPTTIKKKEHGSYGAFYKDTTNAPAPTKITFD, from the exons ATGTCTGCCGAAGAGCTCGCTGCCAGCCCCAAATTAAgtaaggaagagaaaaaggcTCGTAAGGAGGCAAAGAAGCTCAAGAAGGCAGAGAAGGCGGCCAAGGAGGCTGTTGTCCAGGAAGATATTGCGACTGAGGAAGTGAAGGAGGAGATCGAAAAgacggagaagaaggagaggaaagagaagaaggacaaaaaggacaagaaggataagaagagaaaggaggTCGaccaggaagaggacgagagCCGCGCCACCTCTGTTACCGTTACCGAAGAGCctcccaagaagaagaagaagtccAAGGACGCCGAGTCTTCCGAGACGCCTACTTCTACCGTGACTCCTAGCGAGTCTGAAAACCCCCTTTTGTCTAAGAAACAGCAAAAGAAGCTTGCCAAGGCCTctgccgccgccgccgctACCTCATCCGCCGCTGCCATCCCTGCCCCTACCGTCCCCACCACTTTCGCCGCGGAACACAACACCTTCCTCACCTCGAACAACATCACCCTCACCCCTTCcatttttcctcctcttctctccatccgCGATCTGCCAATCAACTCCAAACTTCAACCTTTCCTTAACAAATTCGAGAAACCAACTCCTATCCAAGCATGTTCATGGCCTGCATTGTTGCGTAAGAAGGATGTGGTCGGTATCGCTGAGACTGGATCGGGTAAGACCTTGGCGTTTGGTGTTCCTGGGAtcaacctcctctcccacctGCCGCCTGTGACGGGCTCtaagaagggaagaggtCAAGTGCCAGGACAGATCCAGATGCTCGTTCTCGCCCCGACGAGAGAATTGGCGCAACAATCGCACGAGCACCTTTCCGCGTTTGGGGAGCAAGTGGGGTTGAAGAGTGTCTGTATCTTTGGTGGTGTGGGGAAGGACGGACAGGCGAAAGAGTTGAGTCAGAGGGAGGCGAGGGTGGTCGTTGGGACTCCGGGGAGGACTTTGGATCTTGCTGATTCCGGAGAGCTGGACCTTTCCAG TGTGTCGTACCTTGTGTTGGACGAAGCCGACAGGATGCTTGATGCTGGTTTCGAGAATGACATTCGCCGAATTATTGCACACACCCCTGGCCACAAGGAAGGTAGACAAACTGTCATGT TCTCGGCCACCTGGCCCGAGAGCGTGAGGCGACTTGCGAGCACCTTTTTGAATGACCCTTTGCGTATTACTGTCGGTAGTGATGAGCTTTCCGCGAACAAAAGGATCGAACAGGTCGTCGAGGTTCTTGACAATCCTCGTGACAAGGA CTTCCGACTTACCCACCATCTCAGAGCCCACCTTAAAGCTCATCCCAACTCCAAAGCCTCACCGACCCGTATTCTAGTCTTTGCGCTGTACAAAAAAGAAGCTCAGCGTCTTGAATACACCATTCGGCGAGCCGGCTACGCCGTCGGCGCTCTCCATGGCGATATGACCCAAGAAGCCCGATTCAAAGCTCTTGAAGCGTTCAAGACTGGCCAGCAAAACGTCTTGGTCGCTACTGACGTCGCGGCGCGAGGTTTGGATATCCCTGATGTCGGGTTGGTCATTAATGTGACTTTCCCCTTGACAACAGAGGACTTTGTGCATAGATGTGGACGTACGGGTCGAGCGGGCAAGACCGGCAAGGCAGTGACGTTCTTCACGGGTGAGAACCATGAGAAATCTTTGGCGGGTGAGTTTATGAGGGTGTTGAGGGATGTCGGTGCGGAGATCCCCAAGGAGATGGACAGATTCCCTACTAccatcaagaagaagg AACATGGATCATACGGTGCTTTCTACAAGGACACTACAAATGCTCCTGCGCCTACGAAGATTACTTTTGACTAA